The genomic region GAAACGTTCAGCAGCTGCTGTCTCGTTCCAGCCGTAGATCCTCCAGAACCAGAGGACGAGggagacactaacactaacacaggGGTGTCCAACTCATTTGGGTCTGGGGGTtttgacaaagacatttcacaTGCCAGGGTCAAAACACGCTAGCGGACAATAGAGGGACtgcagattttaaataaaattcagtttattcttctttaatAATGCAGGTTTATTCCTCGGGCTGGACGGAACCCCCTGGCGGGCCGGTTCCGCCCCGCGGGCCGTGTATTTGACACCCCCGCTTTAAACACACGTCTTTACGGAGTCGTGCACGTTACTTCAAATTTACGTGGACACACATGGCGAGGGGATGCAGTACGAGACTTGCTAATAACCAGAAGAGGGATGCAGTACCTCTAATAACCAGAAGAGGGATGCAGTACCTCTAATAACCAGAAGAGGGATGCAGTAGCTACCTCTAATAACCAGAAGAGGGCTGCAGTAGCTACCTCTAATAACCAGAAGAGGGCTGCAGTACCTCTAATAACCAAAAGAGGGCTGCAGTACCTCTAATAACCAGAAGAGGGATGCAGTACCTCTAATAACCAGAAGAGGGATGCAGTACCTCTAATAACCAGAAGAGGGATGCAGTACCTATAATAACCAAAAGAGGGATGTAGTACCTCTAATAACCAGAAGAGGGTTGCAGTACCTCTAATAACCAGAAGAGGGCGGTAGCGCGTTAAGAGGAGTTCTTGCAGCTTTAAGCTTTCTACGTCATTCTACCAACATGGCGGCTCTGTAGGAGTCCCATGCTTGATTGTTGATAAAGCAGTTAAAAAAACCCATTTTTCTTTAAAGCTTTAACGAAAGAGTCAAAGAAAATATGTCACGGCTTATTGTGAAAAATCTCCCAAATGGGGTGAGTATACTGCATCGCGTCGGTCATTGAGACGTCTATATTGTTCATGCAGGGATCAGCTTGCTAACTGTCTAGCTGACACGCAAGATAAACTATTTTGACACATCACTAGCTAACAGTTCATATTTAATAATCTGCTCGTGAagttctgtgcatgtgtataaaatataatgaatggCAATCTAATGGGCTACACGTCTCGCATGTTAGATGAAAGAGGAGAGGTTCCGTAAGATGTTTGCAGCCTTCGGCACGCTGACAGACTGCGGACTAAAGTTCACTAAAGACGGAAAGTTTCGAAAATTTGGCTTCGTGGGTTTCAAGTGTGACACAGATGCGGAAAGGGCGTTGAAACATTTCAACAAAAGCTTTGTGGACACGTCCAGAGTGACGGTAAGTTAACGAGTGACATCCCAATCTTACCTTGTTTGTCAGGACATTAAGTACACATGTTGTACACCAGTACGTACTAgcctgtgtgtactgtgtgtaacGTGTAGATGTTTGATATAGTATAAATTTATGTTTTATTTGCCTCCTTCTTGAATTACCTGGTTTTGACAAAAGGCCAGGTGTTGGCTGGGTACTTCTAATgtatatttatactgtaaatacATTAAATTAAATGCTAAACACTTATCAACAGCTTAAAAGAGGATTGGTTGTTTATAGGTACATGTATAGACTAGATGTACATAATAAACGTAGAACTTAGTGCACATTCAGATGTGAAGTGTGTAATTATTACATTCTGTTCATTCGAGTCAGGTGGAATTGTGTATGGATTTTGGAGACCCTAACAAAGTCAGACCATGGAGCAAACATAGTCAGCAAGCAGAGAAACCAAAGAACGAACCAAAGCAGCACAAAgcagaagaaggagaaaaagagaagAAGGTGAGGAGAAAATGTCCTTTAACTTGTAGTTAGTAAAGAGCAATGAAAACATGCAGTATTTCATGTGTGATGATCCCCAATTATGCTTTTACTTTGCTTTcagggaaagaaagagaaaaggcCCGTCTCTGTTCTTGGAGAAGTAAGTTTGCTCTCTTCGTCACCATTATTGTTCAGCGCATCAAATGGGCTGTGTAAAGCTCTTCAGTAGTTTTGGTATAATGTGAAAGTGGCCATTTGACTTTGTGTCTTATTTTAGCTCATGTTACGTCATGTAAAGTCCTCTCTTTGCCCGTTCTTCAGCTGGAGGAAGACCAAGGATTCCAGGAGTTTCTGGCTGTGCACCAGAACCGCTCGCAGGTGCACACGTGGGCCAACGACGCTGCCAACGCTCCCTCTGCTAAGGACAGCAAGCAGAAAGGGAAGAAAGCTGCCAGCAACGACTACCTGAACTTTGACTCGGATGAGTCCGATGAGCCGAGTGATGATGAGGATGCTGCAGCGGACGAAGAGGATGAGCAGGGTGCGTCTGTGTTCCTTGCATTTGTACACACAGGAAGCAGGAAGCTCTTGTGAATTTAGATGCTACTCGACTCTGCATGTGGTGAAAAAGGAAAGACGATGTATTTAAGCAGATCTGGGTGTTCTAATGTGGATTTGCTGAAATGGACTGACTCGTGTTTCCTTCTTAAAGACGCAAGTTGTTTCTGTAATAGGTTCCTCTAAGGAGGCTCTGAAGGATGGCCTGTCTGATATGGACTACCTTCGCTCCAAAGTGGTGAAGTCTAGCATGGTGGATGAGCgtggagatgagggtgaggatgaTGACGAGGAGCAAAATGCagaagaggaagagtgtgtgaaCGATGAAGAGAACGACGACAACCAGAAAGCCGCAGAAGCGGCACCTTCCCAGAACAAGGTCGGGCCTCCAGCAGCCATAGCAGCCTGCGTGTTGGTTCTGTTTTGTTAGTTCTTCTCGTTGAAACCCAGGTGCTCTACACTGTTTTTCTGCAGTTTGAACCCACCACAGACTTCACAGTCAAGCTGCGTGGAATACCCTTCAACGCTAAAGAGGTAACATCTCAACCAAGATCTTTAACTTGTTTCATCAGTGGGTTATAACCGCTCAGTTATTGGTTAAATCAACGGCTTCTAAAGGCAGGGGGGTgttgttgggggtgtgtgtgtgtgtgtgtgtttgtgtgtatgtggaggtagcagggtgtgtgtgtgttatttattACTGCATGCATGTCTGATGAGCTCTTTCTCCTCAGCAACAAATACGAGAGTTTATGTTGCCACTGAAGCCAGTTGCAATCCGCTTTACCAAGAACAAGGACGGCCGTAAATCTGGTAAGGACTGTTGATACTGAGCCACACGTGGGAGCTGAAACTCCAGAGCTTTGGCCTCATGTGTGCTTTACCTCGCTCAGGTTACGTGTACGTGGATGTGCGGTCGGagacagaggtggaaagagccCTTCGACTCAACAAAGACTACATGGGTAAATCAGTACGAGCTTTCTCTACACACAAATGATCTAGAAGAGCCAACGAAGATACAATGCATGAAGACGTTTTGTATGACGTCATTATTATGCGCGTAGGGGGGCGCTACATCGAAGTGTTTAGGGCCACAAACTTCAGGGACCAAGGGAGACAAATGAAACCCACAAGGCAGGAGAGGAACTTCGTCTCCGACCTGAAggaggacgaggaagaggaggacgttTCAGAGTCTGGACGGCTCTTCGTGCGCAACCTGCCTTACACGTGTACGGAGGAGGAGCTGAAGGAGCTGTTTGAGAAGCACGGTGAAGACCTGCTGGCCGGCGCTCGCGCCCTCGTTTTTAAATGCGTATAAAAAAGGGTCACGTGGGTCACGTGTGTGTCATCTTCCTCCTGCAGGCCTTCTCTCCGACCTCCACTTTCCCATCGACGTCCTGACTAAGAAACCCAAGGGCTTCGCGTTTGTTACGTACACGATCCCTGAAAACGCAGTGAGCGCCCTCGCCCAGCTGGACGGCCATATATTCCAGGTACAGGGACGTTCCAGGTACTGTCGATCGCGCCTGTGCCGACGTCTCTAACGTCGCTAACGTGCGGCGTGTCGCACAGGGCCGGGTACTGCACATCATACCCTCCAGGATGAAGAAGGAGAAGCCGGATCAGGACGGCGGCGCTCCGGGAAGTTCGTCGTACAAGAGGCAGAAGGACGCCAAGGACAAGGCTGCCAGTGGCAGGTCGCTGTTTAAAAAGCGTATTTTCTTACCGGTGTGACTAATCGCTAATGCAACGTTCTTTTTAACACGTCCGCTTTCTCTGGCAGTGCGCATAATTGGAACACGCTGTTCCTCGGCACGAGTGCCGTCGCCGACGCCATCGCCGAGAAATACAACACGACCAAAAGCCAAGTGCTCGATCACGTACGTTTCAGTTCCGGTGCCGCGCTGACCCAACAGTTTCATGTACCGGCAGGTAATGAGGCTAATGAAAAGAAGAGTGAGTTTTTCTCTGCGTGTCATGACAGGAGTCCAAGGGCAGTCTGGCTGTACGGATGGCTCTCGGGGAGACTCAGATCGTCCAGGAAACCAGACAGTTCTTGCTGGACAATGGAGTAGCTCTGGACTCCTTCAGCCAGGTATAAATGTTATGAAGTGGATGCTGGGATGATTCTGAACGTTTGGGGCGGAGTCCTTTATCCTCTAATCCCTAAGCGTCCTCCAACTGCTGAAAAGTATTTGGCATTTcatctttattattttattggtgatgtgtgtgcgtgtgtttgcagGCAGCTGGTCAGCGCAGCAACTCTGTGGTCCTGGTGAAGAACCTGCCATCTGGGGTGCAAGTAAAGGATCTGGAGACACTCTTTTCGCCCCATGGCTCTCTGGGGAGAGTActgctgccccctagtggcctCACAGCCATAGTGGAGTTCCTGGAGCACACAGAAGCCAAACGCGCCTTCACCAAACTTGCGTACACAAAGGTACACTATTTAGCCAAAGCTGTGTGGACACTGGACCATGACGACTACATTAGCTTGCTGGAAATTACATCGCAACAGCTTGTATAACAAACTTCTGAAACAAACTCCATTCAATGAAAAGGTCATTTGTGAGATCAGGTACTGAACTTAGAAGTCCACTCATCTAAGATTCCTTGTTTGGGTTCAAAATTCTATTTATTAATTTGCTTAATCATTCAGCAACAAATAATTACATGAATACAAGTTGCTGATTATTCTTCAACCtaacccagtcaaaaatatTGATGATAATTGATGAGGCTTGGAATATATTCAAAGAACTGCAGAAGTGATAAAATTTTGCTCAGAGGACCAttctttaaaaaatcataactaAAAAGTATTTGGAGTAGAGCTACAAGATTTTACAACATCTCGTGAAAATTAATAGAAATGTTCATGATTTATTTAAAGAAAATCCATAACTTGAGCTTGGAAGTGTGGCTGAGTTGGAACGATCCTATAAGAACCAATAGCACAACGCAAAAGTTTTAATCCCTCCATTTCTTCCTAGTTTCAGCACGTTCCCTTGTATTTGGAGTGGGCCCCTTTGGCTATCTTCTCAACACCACCCAAGGCTCGTAAAGCAGGTGAATGATCAGTATTGAGTATGTTCAGTACTATGTTCAGTAGCAAGTATGTTCAGTGTTCCtgcgttttgttttgtttttcattctTCATCTTTTTTTCGTTTTCTAGAACCTGTAGCCGTGAGCAAGGATGAGAAAATGGACCCAAATACGAAGGAGGAAGcagctgaggaggaggaggaggaggaggaagagagcttACCTGGCTCAACGCTCTTCGTTAAGAACCTTAATTTTAGCACCACAGAAGAAACGCTGCAGCAGGTGAGGTCAGAGTTCATGGAAAAGAAGTTGGGAGTCAAATTCAGAGGTCCAGGGGTCTGGCGCTGTAGTGGAAACTAAAGATGAAGAATACATGAGAATACATCATAAGTACTGAGGCGTGTTAATTGCAGTCATGCCTTCTAACCAAGCTTGTGTCTGTCCATATCACAGACTTTTTCTAAATGTGGAGCAGTGAAAGTCTGCAGTATATCCAAGAAGAGGGATAAGTCAGGTATGTCTGCGTTCGTCCGTGGGCTTTGGTTTGATTTAGACAAGCAGCTAGAGTTGATTTCCTTTAGGTACCTGCTAAGCCGTTTCAAACCCCTTTCTCATATCGACATCAATTATGTGGAACCCATGCTTAAAACGTGAATCTGATCCACTGTACAAAGTAAGTAAAAAGCAAACGCGCTCTCTTCTTTGCAGGCAAACTGTCGTCTATGGGCTACGGCTTTGTACAGTACAAAACCCCCGAGGCGGCCCAGAAAGCCATGCGGAAGCTGCAGGCAAGTTCGTCTGATTTCAGAAGCGTCAGTCTTTTGTGTTTCCCCCATGTCAGACTTGATAGCACAACGTCTCTGAAATGTTTCTTTTCTCTCTGCAGCATTGTACCGTTGACGAGCATCAGCTCGAGCTGAAAGTCTCTGAAAGAGGATTAAAGTAAGAGACATCTAACAAGCATGTATGAAATATCAAATAGGCAATCCAGAGCCTGTAGGTCACGGTCTCGTCTTCTTGCGTGGTCCTCTGGGCTGATGCGTCAAACATCCTGAAtatggctggttattctgtttGACTGTTTTGTCTACCAAACTCAGGGAGGGTGTGGCAAAAACTAGCAGGAAGAAGCAAACGACTAAGAAACAGACGACGTCTAAGATCCTGGTGCGAAATGTTCCCTTCCAGGCCACAGTGAAGGAACTGAGAGAGCTTTTCTGGTcagatcttacacacacacacaccttttatcTTTCTTGAGGTGTTTAATGAACCACAtgtaaatgtgttgtaatataattttttttacaggtttttgAAAATATGAACATCATATTGTGACATTTCAGTTTCATATTGAAATAGTTCCACTCAGATTGATAAATATGCTCCTCTCTAGTACGTTTGGAGAGCTGAAGACCGTCCGTCTGCCGAAGAAGGGCTCTGGTGGTAGTCACCGTGGCTTTGCCTTTGTGGACTTTCTCACGAAGCAGGACGCCAAGGTGGGTGGAGCCTGGCATTCAAATGCCCTTCTCGTCACTCCTTTGCTACAAACAGTCCGTCCGATCTGAAACCACGCCCACCTATGaaactccacccctctctcgtCTCTCAGAAAGCCTTCTCGGCTCTGTGCCACAGCACCCACCTGTACGGCAGACGGCTGGTCCTCGAGTGGGCCGACGCCGACGACAGCGTGGAGGACCTACGCAGGAAAACCGCTCAGCACTTCCACGGTAAGACGGCAGCTCTTCCGTAGCTACGTCACCCAGCACCACAGCTGCACTCTGGATCCAGCCAATTGTTGGGTTTTCCATTACGAAGCTCTCTGTGTGTCCCCAGATGCTCCTAAGAAACGGAAGCAGGCTCAGGTGTTGGAGGGAATCTTGGagcagatggaggtggaggagaaggacaGCTGAACAGTCGATCTTCCACATGGCGACGAGGACAGGGTGAAGCGTGAAAGGGACTCGGCTGTCTCTTTATTTGACCTTACATTATTTACAACGACCTCCAGATGAAGGTCATTCTAATCACCAGAGTGGGGAAGTTCACAGCAACCTGGGGTACAGTTGGATGAAATCACTGTGAGATGGACGACATGCAGACATTAATAATCTGGACAAAGGACTGTGTTTTCACTCTGTTTTATACTCTGTATGGACTTTGTAAGCCCTGTTTGTGTCCCTAAATTACTGGTCCTCCCCCACATTCTAcatgttttaaaataataagTTAGAGCATTTGTATAGACCTGAATGTTTTACTCATGTTTATAGAACTTAGCAGTTTTTGTTCCACTACTTCTTTTGTTCAGTGGATAAAAATGTTGTCTTCTCAATGTACTGTATTTATTGACAACGAAAGAACAAATTTTATGAGTAAAAGAAAACATTTCTACTTAACCATTCCTTGCCTATATTGTGTGATGTAGGCTGAGGGCAGTATCCACTGTTCTTCAAACAGACGTCCAGGTGGTAAAAGTGATAAAGGTGTGACCACCGCACAAAAGAGCCAGTTCTCTGGCATAGTAGCCAGAACACCCATTCACCTTCCAGAGTGACCATCTTCATCACATGACCCTCTCCTTCAGGGCGTGACCATCTTCATCACATGACCCTCTCCTTCAGGGCGTGACCATCTTCATCACGTGACCCTCTCCTTCAGGGCGTGACCATCTTCATCACGTGACCCTCTCCTTCAGGGCGTGACCATCTTCATCACGTGACCCTCTCTTTCAGGGCGTGACCATCTTCATCACGTGACCCTCTCCTTCAGGGCGTGACCGTCCATCACGTGACCCTCTCCTTCAGGGCGTGACCGTCCATCACGTGACCCTCTCCTTCAGGGCGTGACCGTCCATCACGTGACCCTCTCCTTTAGGGCGTGACTGTCCTCATCACATGACCCTCTCCTTCAGGACTGTCTCCATTACATTAATATGTCAGAATGGCTGGCCTGGATCTTTGGTCTGGTGGTCAGTGTATACATTTACCACAGCCCGCCTCTATGTCAAAATTTCTGTTCTCCTGAATATTTGAACCATGAGACCTTCACAATAACTTAGAGACATTAAGGATTCCAGTACCCCATTGTTGCCTTTCCATTAAGTGATTGTTTATGTCAGGAGTTTGTCATTTATGTAGCATTCTTTACAGCAGCCTTTGACACAGCTTTAcaggtgtccgagtccaagTTCATGAGGAAGAAAATCAAGACTAAAAGGGGAGACCATCTTCCTGTCGTTGACCAGGATACCACAACAGGAAAACATAAGCAGTTAACATAATGTTTAATAAGAACAAGTATAAGCAATAGAGGTCTATGCTGGGCTGATCAGACTCCTGCTCTGGGTTTGACTTCCCTTTATACTGCTCTTGATGTACA from Brachyhypopomus gauderio isolate BG-103 chromosome 8, BGAUD_0.2, whole genome shotgun sequence harbors:
- the rbm19 gene encoding putative RNA-binding protein 19, producing MSRLIVKNLPNGMKEERFRKMFAAFGTLTDCGLKFTKDGKFRKFGFVGFKCDTDAERALKHFNKSFVDTSRVTVELCMDFGDPNKVRPWSKHSQQAEKPKNEPKQHKAEEGEKEKKGKKEKRPVSVLGELEEDQGFQEFLAVHQNRSQVHTWANDAANAPSAKDSKQKGKKAASNDYLNFDSDESDEPSDDEDAAADEEDEQGSSKEALKDGLSDMDYLRSKVVKSSMVDERGDEGEDDDEEQNAEEEECVNDEENDDNQKAAEAAPSQNKFEPTTDFTVKLRGIPFNAKEQQIREFMLPLKPVAIRFTKNKDGRKSGYVYVDVRSETEVERALRLNKDYMGGRYIEVFRATNFRDQGRQMKPTRQERNFVSDLKEDEEEEDVSESGRLFVRNLPYTCTEEELKELFEKHGLLSDLHFPIDVLTKKPKGFAFVTYTIPENAVSALAQLDGHIFQGRVLHIIPSRMKKEKPDQDGGAPGSSSYKRQKDAKDKAASGSAHNWNTLFLGTSAVADAIAEKYNTTKSQVLDHESKGSLAVRMALGETQIVQETRQFLLDNGVALDSFSQAAGQRSNSVVLVKNLPSGVQVKDLETLFSPHGSLGRVLLPPSGLTAIVEFLEHTEAKRAFTKLAYTKFQHVPLYLEWAPLAIFSTPPKARKAEPVAVSKDEKMDPNTKEEAAEEEEEEEEESLPGSTLFVKNLNFSTTEETLQQTFSKCGAVKVCSISKKRDKSGKLSSMGYGFVQYKTPEAAQKAMRKLQHCTVDEHQLELKVSERGLKEGVAKTSRKKQTTKKQTTSKILVRNVPFQATVKELRELFCTFGELKTVRLPKKGSGGSHRGFAFVDFLTKQDAKKAFSALCHSTHLYGRRLVLEWADADDSVEDLRRKTAQHFHDAPKKRKQAQVLEGILEQMEVEEKDS